The Oleomonas cavernae genome includes the window TACATACAAAATTCCGGAGGCAGAAATTGAAATTATTTCAAAGCCAAAGAGAGGGTACGAACGAAGAAATATTCATATTACCCACCCTCTGCCACAAGCTCTTTTGTCAAGAGAATTGATAGAGAATTGGAGGACCATCTGTAAATGGACGGCAAAAAGCAAATTTACTATAGATAAATTGGAAATATCGGAAAATTTCGAGAGATCTATAAAAGATATCAATTTTCGGGTCCATGGTGCAAAGAAAAATTTTATTGAAGCTTCTGCAAATTGGATAGTACAGACGGATATTAGCCGATTTTACCCCTCTATTTATACCCACTCCATTCCGTGGGCCGCATACGGAAAGCAAAAGGTGAAGGGCAATTTAAATTTGTACAAGGGGTCTTTGGGGGATAGACTAGATATATTAGTTAGAGCATGCAATAGAAATCAGACAATTGGGATTCCTATTGGTCCAGAAACCTCAAGAATTCTATCGGAAATAATTTCGTCTCGTATTGATTTGAATTTCTCTCAGCGAATGCCTTCGATAAAAGTGGATAGCGTAGATAGGCTGCAGGATGATTGGTTCGCAGGAGCAGAGAATTTTAGCGAAGCTGAAAATATAATATCAGCGATAACGCACGTATATCGGGATTACGGCCTTGAGATAAATGGTGGAAAAACTTCTATTGATAGGATGATCGCCGCCCCATTCGCTGGTTGGCGCTCGGAACTTGCATCATTTCTCTCCCACAAGAGCGGCCCACTACGATCAGGTAGACTTAAAGAATTTCTCGATATGGGTTTAAACCTTCAATCCAAAACACCCAATGATCCAGTTATTAACTATGCCATGTCTGTCATTGAAGGGCAGCGTTACAATGATTCAGACGCTGAAATATTGGAATCATTTTTGCTTAAAGCTGCCGCTATATCGCCGATATCTTTAGATAAGATATGCAGAGTAATTCTAAATATAAACAACTATACAAAAACAATATCTAAAAGAAGAATAGTCAATAGATTTAGATCACTGATCGATATAAATATGCAAAATGGCAACACTTATGAAGTCATTTGGCTACTGTTTACAATCCGAGGACTCAAGAAAACTTTTGATTCTAAGGTGTTAACGGAATCATTGGACCTATATAGTGGAAGCGTAATACCTCTTATTTTACTGGAAATGAAGAATAATGGGACGTTTCTCGGAAAATTACCGATTTCTCGCTGGCAGTCGTCCATCGACGATGAAACCATAAAAAGTGATTGCATTTGGCTTTTGGCATATGAGGGCATGAGGAGAGGATGGCTTTCTGATCCAAATAAGTTACTTAGTAGGCCTTTTTTTAAGCCGCTTCTTGATCGAAAAATTGTCTTCTATGACGAAACACGGAATGTACTCATGTCTTCAAAGGCTAATTCGGAGAGAAGACGTAAATCATACAATGAAAATTTGGCTGTTATGGCGCTGATGAAGACATTAAGGGGGTTTAACATG containing:
- a CDS encoding RNA-directed DNA polymerase, coding for MFSKRLLTALVSRGYFPRELPATFTTTDFGERVGGVIADWEKAKIFTTDKVNYKKSGNRIKLSSSYTYKIPEAEIEIISKPKRGYERRNIHITHPLPQALLSRELIENWRTICKWTAKSKFTIDKLEISENFERSIKDINFRVHGAKKNFIEASANWIVQTDISRFYPSIYTHSIPWAAYGKQKVKGNLNLYKGSLGDRLDILVRACNRNQTIGIPIGPETSRILSEIISSRIDLNFSQRMPSIKVDSVDRLQDDWFAGAENFSEAENIISAITHVYRDYGLEINGGKTSIDRMIAAPFAGWRSELASFLSHKSGPLRSGRLKEFLDMGLNLQSKTPNDPVINYAMSVIEGQRYNDSDAEILESFLLKAAAISPISLDKICRVILNINNYTKTISKRRIVNRFRSLIDINMQNGNTYEVIWLLFTIRGLKKTFDSKVLTESLDLYSGSVIPLILLEMKNNGTFLGKLPISRWQSSIDDETIKSDCIWLLAYEGMRRGWLSDPNKLLSRPFFKPLLDRKIVFYDETRNVLMSSKANSERRRKSYNENLAVMALMKTLRGFNMFSEY